One stretch of Anolis carolinensis isolate JA03-04 chromosome 3, rAnoCar3.1.pri, whole genome shotgun sequence DNA includes these proteins:
- the LOC134297541 gene encoding uncharacterized protein LOC134297541, which translates to MCAVRPRTLPTLPHLLSSQRRPVPTPDCLEDTSLNSLHPDLQAILRAAHKPATSKAYAYKLAKFQTFLRDRRVDPSSASIPLVLDFLLSLADRQLSLASIKSYLAALSWHFQRQGQPSLFSNNLIKTFLRGYNNLHPQVQPPTPGWSLELVLSQLASAPFEPMASADLHLLSWKTAFLIAITSARRPSELAALRVDEPYLRFHHDRAVLRPDITFLPKVVSAFHLNQNIILPAFFPNPSSSLERRLHLLDVRRALLFYKDRTKDIRKSPRLFVAYATHKLGEPLSSQRLSHWIAQTIELAYQLAKRQPPSSIRPRSTRGLSTSTAFLRGVPLFHTTGWTQRTSGTRPLPGLSFPPAFPNVTCLTQNQFFCCPFLQVHRCHSAFIYTICSWVH; encoded by the exons atgtgtgcggttcgtccccgcactctcccaactctccctcatctactatcttcacagagacgtcccgtccctacacctgactgcctggaagatacttccttaaattctctccacccagacctgcaggcgatccttcgtgccgcccataagccggccacgtcaaaggcctatgcttacaagcttgcaaaattccaaaccttccttcgggaccgacgcgtcgatcccTCCTCtgcttcgatcccgctggtcctggacttcctactttctcttgcggatcgtcaactctctctggcctcgataaaatcctatctcgctgctctctcctggcatttccaacgtcagggacaaccctctctcttttctaacaacctcattaagacctttcttcgaggttacaacaacctgcaccctcaagttcaacctccgactcccggatggagcctcgaactcgtcctttctcaactagcttcagctccctttgaacctatggcctccgctgaccttcaccttctctcttggaagactgccttcctaatcgctatcacctctgcgcgcaggccttcggaactggctgctcttcgggtggacgaaccctacctccgtttccaccacgacagggctgttcttcgcccggacatcaccttcctacctaaggtggtctctgcttttcaccttaaccagaaCATAATACTCCCTGCTTTCtttcctaatccttcttcttctttggagcggagacttcatctcctggatgtcaggagagccctccttttctacaaggacaggactaaggacatacgtaagtcacctagactgtttgtggcttatgctacccataagctgggtgaaccactttcttctcaaagactctcacactggattgctcagactatcgaactcgcttaccagctggctaaacgccaacccccctcttcgatccgccctagatcaacgaggggcctttccacttctactgccttcctgaggggtgtcc ctttgtttcacactacaggatggactcaaagaacctcagggactcggcctttgccaggtctatcctttcctcctgcctttcctaACGTTActtgccttactcaaaaccagtttttttgCTGTCCTTTCTTACAAGTTCACCGCTGTCATTCAGCCTTTATTTACACGATATGTTCATGGGTTcattaa